One stretch of Prunus persica cultivar Lovell chromosome G1, Prunus_persica_NCBIv2, whole genome shotgun sequence DNA includes these proteins:
- the LOC18789287 gene encoding kinesin-like protein KIN-4C — protein MKKGNRHSKQIIDASNSDDSEKKIHQLEIENKAYQKEVEELRYKLANVSSTSGDNSAQKLREDYIQKLTFLEDQVTVLTRKLDAQSQLSTQRRRGDESTKQFHFEIQRLKAQKVQLQCKMKLESVQFRLHKASLEKEVLQLKKDSRKNEHEMQNLLDSNQRLKKVLHRKNMEAFMATKRLRQLLESRKALLHKKDGARNGKIAALEGIEHELDDTTQLHELCSQYERQIEEMAEEAANLKDEAEARQQEMSRCPCQEKEVDCLEKDLGIKDLKEQFVSLSSLVGQLRLNKAEIDHGNKSQGIMSQHSVSVGSNSCKLGVDCTSVSENSNAIKVKTASTVCCSCSKYSLCKTMKCRCRSTGGSCGASCGCAASKCSNREAAAPIKSDDSPQSETPDGGLNGSNVVETEKSSIVASQGAMLLQSALVEKPAESNDNLGPRKKPLSDIGNILVNANGTKPGQRKKGRKPAIRLVTVDPTSSLPVNNEGLNEAEDGM, from the exons ATGAAGAAAGGCAACCGTCACTCGAAGCAAATCATTGATGCATCCAACTCCGATGATTCCGAGAAGAAAATTCACCAACTGGAAATCGAAAACAAAGCTTATCAG AAGGAGGTTGAGGAGCTGAGATACAAGCTTGCAAATGTTTCATCCACTTCTGGTGACAATAGTGCTCAAAAGCTCAGAGAAGATTACATTCAAAAGTTGACATTCCTTGAAGATCAG GTTACAGTGTTGACGAGGAAGCTAGATGCTCAATCGCAACTCTCAACCCAAAGAAGACGAGGGGACGAGTCAACAAAACAGTTTCATTTCGAGATTCAGAGATTGAAGGCTCAGAAG GTTCAACTGCAATGTAAGATGAAGCTAGAGTCTGTGCAGTTCAGATTGCATAAGGCTTCGTTGGAAAAAGAAGTTCTTCAG CTCAAAAAAGATAGTAGGAAAAATGAACATGAGATGCAGAACCTATTGGACTCCAATCAAAGACTGAAGAAg GTTTTGCATCGAAAAAATATGGAAGCTTTCATGGCCACTAAACGGCTTAGGCAGCTGTTAGAATCTCGCAAGGCTTTGTTGCACAAAAAAGATG GTGCTAGAAATGGGAAGATTGCAGCACTTGAG GGTATTGAGCATGAGCTTGATGACACAACACAGTTACACGAACTATGTTCTCAATATGAGCGTCAAATAGAAGA GATGGCTGAGGAAGCTGCAAACCTTAAGGATGAAGCAGAAGCACGACAGCAAGAAATGTCGAG GTGCCCATGCCAGGAGAAAGAGGTTGACTGCTTGGAGAAGGATTTAGGTATTAAAGACCTGAAGGAACAATTTGTTAGCCTAAGTAGTTTGGTTGGACAACTAAGATTGAACAAGGCTGAGATTGATCATGGGAATAAGTCACAG GGTATTATGAGTCAGCATTCTGTTTCTGTTGGGAGCAATAGTTGCAAGTTAGGGGTGGACTGCACATCCGTATCAGAAAATTCTAATGCCATAAAAGTCAAAACTGCATCAACAGTGTGTTGCTCATGCAGTAAGTATTCTCTGTGCAAGACAATGAAATGCAGATGTCGATCCACCGGTGGTAGCTGTGGGGCATCATGTGGCTGTGCAGCCTCTAAGTGCAGTAATAGAGAAGCGGCAGCCCCAATCAAGTCGGATGACTCGCCACAATCAGAGACGCCTGATGGCGGTTTGAATGGTTCGAATGTCGTTGAAACAGAGAAGAGTAGCATAGTGGCTTCCCAAGGTGCAATGCTGCTTCAGAGTGCACTAGTTGAGAAGCCTGCTGAATCAAATGACAATCTTGGGCCACGAAAGAAACCATTATCTGATATTGGGAACATACTG GTGAATGCAAACGGTACAAAACCTggccaaagaaaaaaggggaGAAAACCGGCAATCCGGCTTGTTACTGTAGACCCAACTTCCTCACTGCCAGTAAATAATGAAGGCCTAAATGAAGCCGAGGATGGAATGTAG
- the LOC18790206 gene encoding argininosuccinate lyase, chloroplastic: MESLAVFNSSLSLCSPSDDHFIPKHPRPSPTTSFPAPRIAMSRLEVRCAAQAQSAEPKPKEAKLWGGRFEESVTDAVERFTESISYDKALYKQDILGSKAHASMLAKQGLITISDRDSIHQGLSEIEGRIENGEFEWRTDREDVHMNIEAALTDLIGEPAKKLHTARSRNDQVMTDFRLWCRDAIDAIGAKIKHLQVSLVKLAMENEGVIVPGYTHLQRAQPVLLQHLLLAFVEQLERDAGRLLDCRVRLNFCPLGACALAGTGLPIDRFMTSAALDFTAPMKNSIDAVSDRDFVMEFLSANAIMAIHLSRLGEEWVLWASEEFGFLTPSDKVSTGSSIMPQKKNPDPMELVRGKSARVVGDLVTLLTLCKGLPLAYNRDLQEDKEPVFDSVKTILGMLEVSAEFAQNVTFNRERIQKSLPAGHLDATTLADYLVKKAIPFRTSHDIVGRAVAVCVSKSCQLQDLSLDELRSIHPVFDKDVYEFLGVENSVKKFSSYGSTGSACVASQLGDWVTKFEITKEV, translated from the exons ATGGAATCCTTAGCCGTCTTCAACTCCTCACTCTCACTCTGCTCTCCCTCAGACGACCACTTCATCCCAAAGCACCCTCGACCCTCCCCTACGACGTCGTTTCCCGCCCCCAGAATCGCCATGTCCAGGCTCGAGGTCCGCTGCGCCGCCCAAGCCCAATCCGCAGAGCCCAAGCCCAAGGAGGCCAAGCTCTGGGGCGGCCGCTTCGAAGAGAGCGTCACCGACGCCGTCGAGCGCTTCACCGAGTCCATCTCCTACGACAAAGCTCTCTACAAGCAGGACATTTTGGGCAGCAAGGCCCACGCTTCCATGCTAGCCAAACAG GGATTGATTACTATTTCCGACCGGGATAGCATCCACCAAGGGCTGAGCGAGATCGAGGGGCGAATCGAGAACGGCGAGTTTGAGTGGAGGACGGACAGAGAAGATGTGCACATGAACATCGAAGCGGCGCTGACCGATTTGATCGGCGAACCGGCGAAGAAGCTCCACACGGCTCGGAGCCGAAACGACCAGGTCATGACCGATTTTCGGTTGTGGTGCCGAGACGCGATCGATGCCATCGGCGCGAAGATTAAGCATCTTCAGGTTTCGCTTGTCAAATTGGCGATGGAGAACGAGGGTGTGATTGTTCCTGGGTACACGCATTTGCAGAGGGCTCAACCTGTTCTGCTTCAGCATTTGCTCTTGGCGTTTGTTGAGCAG CTTGAACGGGATGCTGGTCGTTTACTAGATTGCAGAGTGAGGCTGAATTTCTGCCCTTTAGGTGCTTGTGCATTGGCTGGCACTGGACTTCCAATTGATCGGTTTATGACTTCTGCTGCTTTAGACTTTACTGCTCCTATGAAGAACAG TATTGATGCCGTTTCAGACCGAGATTTTGTCATGGAGTTTCTTTCTGCAAATGCCATTATGGCCATTCATCTCTCCCGGCTTGGTGAAGAATGGGTATTGTGGGCTTCAGAGGAGTTTGGATTTCTCACACCAAGTGACAAGGTTTCAACAGGAAGTAGTATCATGCCTCAGAAGAAAAATCCAGATCCAATGGAACTTGTTCGTGGAAAGTCGGCTAGAGTAGTAGGAGACCTGGTTACCCTTCTCACATTGTGCAAAGGACTTCCCCTTGCTTATAATCGTGATTTGCAG GAAGATAAAGAACCTGTCTTTGACAGCGTGAAGACAATATTGGGGATGCTTGAAGTGTCTGCAGAGTTTGCGCAGAACGTTACTTTTAATAGGGAGAGAATACAAAAGAGTTTACCTGCTGGTCATCTTGATGCCACAACACTTGCTGATTATCTCGTGAAGAAG GCAATACCTTTCAGAACTTCTCATGACATAGTTGGAAGGGCAGTGGCCGTGTGCGTCTCAAAAAGTTGCCAACTTCAGGACTTGAGTCTCGATGAGCTCAGAAGTATTCATCCAGTGTTTGACAAGGATGTGTACGAGTTTCTTGGAGTAGAGAATTCAGTTAAGAAATTCTCCTCCTACGGTTCCACAGGGTCAGCCTGCGTTGCCAGTCAACTTGGCGACTGGgttacaaaatttgaaatcacTAAAGAGGTTTGA
- the LOC18792660 gene encoding uncharacterized protein LOC18792660 encodes MAVAFTQLSWWLWSGKQKEPRISNSSSLSSSPDPGMWESDGLKFPSVKGASMASSSSRRVKRKWHSREERKIDREYDLVLVPSEGGCFSGSESDDSDWSVGWLEPHGPGFRSDDDTDDSFAVLVPCYGHVIHDMVKDPKSNILSTVGNIPDGYSDESKKYMEEWLSSLRNS; translated from the exons ATGGCTGTGGCTTTTACCCAGCTTTCATGGTGGTTGTGGAGTGGAAAGCAGAAAGAGCCTAGAATCTCCAATTCATCTTCTTTAAGTTCTTCACCCGACCCCGGCATGTGGGAATCTGATGGTTTAAAGTTTCCTTCGGTTAAGGGGGCCAGTATggcctcatcatcatcaagaagGGTGAAACGCAAATGGCATAGTCGGGAAGAACGGAAAATTGATAGGGAATATGATCTTGTTCTAGTTCCATCTGAGGGAGGATGTTTTTCTGGTTCTGAGTCTGATGACTCGGATTGGTCAGTTGGATGGTTGGAGCCTCATGGACCTGGGTTTCGGAGTGATGATGATACAGACGATAGTTTTGCTGTGCTGGTTCCATGCTATGGGCATGTTATTCATGATATGGTGAAGGATCCAAAGAGCAATATCTTGAGCACTGTTGGGAACATCCCAGATGGTTATTCCGATG AAAGCAAGAAATATATGGAAGAGTGGCTCTCTTCTCTCAGGAACAGCTGA
- the LOC18791633 gene encoding protein NETWORKED 2A, protein MLQRAASNAYSWWWASHIRTKQSKWLEQNLQDMEEKVHSTLKIIDNDGDSFAQRAEMYYRKRPELVAYVEESFRAYRALAERYDHLSRDLQSANRTIATVFPERVQYAMEDEDEEIASQASTSSDGPNKASTEESKQNIPKVPKLPNKDFRSKSMLKRGPLKRNTSCFKATITPRSGLTKDEALEEIDKLQKDILALQTEKEFVKILYERGYDRYWEFENEITGMQKRVCSLQDEYGIGTVIEDNEARTLMAATALKSCKDSLTKLQEKKDETEEEARVEHLRVREACMKFEDLKDEFRLKDADWCDPTEEDEAENIDLETRNVDQERHDQELLRSKILEQLDTSSNTSTITELAEKIDGLVNKVVSLETAVSSQNALVNRFKSETDELQAHIRSLEEEKEILMENSDRMRKRIKELEEELRRIKNLKRSVEDQNNNLQAHFTEASCNLDHLSGKLHSVKHEEEDENAGLFQEVRALDAKPEKEIKVDSDKSATDEESVVLEDKMTEDEIKKVDVTILKNSVKGEEENQSDPSNSLGLMTEKPQEPMQQEQVENQALSETVDSNLEVEPQELELANEGDQPNWRQLFLKGLEDREKVLLEEYTSILRDYKDARKKLGEVEKKNRDNIFDLAMEIRELRSVVSSKDKEIKLLKQKLGSPETNLDDSPNTCSTVYKYPNQEGSLESPTQVAASPYSPVPSLNFDKEIAASYLGEQATERFEDSSGNLKVSPRKEEEKATRKRHVVRPHSVSAIEGRFRSDIDELLEENLEFWLRFSTSVHQIQKFQTSIQDLQSELIKLKNKKKHEGGSKQQSLQSDGRPIYRHLREIQTELSLWLEHNAVLKDDLQRRFSSLCHIQDEISRLSNLGSEGEKMELISKYQAAKFQGEVLNMKQENNKVNDELKAGLSRVRGLKFEVEKTLARLDEELGISMASKSIEPKRSTSKARIPLRSFLFGVKLRRQKPSIFSCASPALQKQHSDLAAAAPPPEQPM, encoded by the exons atgttgCAGAGAGCAGCAAGCAATGCATATTCATGGTGGTGGGCCAGCCACATCAGGACAAAGCAGTCAAAATGGCTGGAACAGAACCTTCAag ATATGGAGGAGAAAGTTCATAGTACACTTAAAATCATTGATAATGATGGGGACTCCTTTGCACAGAGGGCAGAAATGTATTACAGGAAGAGGCCAGAGCTAGTGGCCTATGTTGAAGAATCGTTCCGGGCATACCGGGCTTTAGCAGAGAGATATGATCACTTGTCAAGAGATCTGCAGAGTGCCAACCGTACGATTGCCACAGTTTTCCCAGAGAGAGTTCAGTATGCAATggaggatgaggatgaggaAATTGCTTCTCAAGCATCAACTTCTTCCGACGGTCCCAACAAAGCCTCCACAGAAGAATCCAAACAAAACATCCCAAAAGTTCCCAAATTACCCAATAAAGATTTCAGGAGCAAATCCATGTTAAAGAGGGGGCCGCTTAAGAGAAATACAAGCTGTTTTAAAGCTACCATAACTCCAAGGTCAGGACTGACCAAAGATGAGGCACTGGAAGAAATTGATAAGCTTCAGAAGGATATTTTGGCCCTACAAACTGAAAAGGAGTTTGTGAAGATCTTGTACGAACGCGGATATGACAGATACTGGGAGTTTGAAAACGAGATCACTGGTATGCAAAAAAGAGTTTGCAGCTTACAAGATGAGTATGGCATTGGCACCGTCATCGAAGATAACGAAGCTCGAACTTTGATGGCTGCCACAGCTTTGAAATCATGCAAAGACAGCTTGACTAAGTTAcaggaaaagaaagatgaaaCAGAAGAAGAGGCAAGAGTTGAGCACCTAAGGGTTAGGGAAGCCTGCATGAAGTTTGAAGACCTCAAAGACGAATTTCGTTTGAAAGACGCAGACTGGTGTGATCCAACTGAGGAGGATGAGGCTGAGAACATTGATCTAGAAACAAGAAATGTAGACCAAGAAAGACATGATCAGGAATTGTTGCGGTCTAAGATTTTGGAACAGCTGGATACAAGTTCAAACACCTCCACTATTACAGAACTGGCAGAGAAAATTGATGGACTTGTAAACAAGGTTGTGAGTCTAGAAACTGCAGTCTCATCTCAGAATGCTCTAGTAAATAGATTTAAATCAGAAACAGATGAACTTCAGGCACACATTCGGAGCTTGGAAGAGGAAAAGGAGATTCTGATGGAAAACTCGGACAGGATGAGGAAAAGGATAAAGGAGTTGGAGGAGGAGTTGCGgagaattaaaaatttaaaaagaagtgTAGAAGACCAAAATAACAACCTCCAAGCGCATTTTACAGAAGCTAGTTGTAATCTTGATCATCTCTCTGGAAAATTGCATAGTGTGAAGCATGAAGAGGAGGATGAGAACGCAGGACTATTCCAGGAAGTGAGAGCACTTGATGCCAAACCAGAAAAGGAGATTAAAGTGGATTCAGATAAGTCGGCCACCGATGAAGAATCAGTGGTTTTAGAGGACAAAATGACAGAAGATGAAATTAAGAAAGTGGATGTTACAATTCTCAAAAATTCCGTCAAGggtgaagaagaaaaccaatCTGATCCAAGCAATAGCCTTGGTTTGATGACTGAAAAGCCTCAGGAGCCAATGCAGCAGGAACAGGTTGAGAATCAGGCTTTGTCTGAGACAGTAGACAGCAATCTTGAAGTTGAGCCACAGGAACTGGAACTTGCAAATGAAGGAGATCAACCAAACTGGAGGCAACTATTCTTAAAAGGGTTAGAGGATAGAGAAAAGGTTCTGCTAGAGGAGTATACTTCAATTCTCCGGGATTATAAGGATGCAAGGAAGAAGCTGGGAGAAGTGGAGAAGAAAAACCGGGATAACATCTTCGATTTGGCAATGGAGATAAGGGAATTGAGGAGTGTTGTTTCTTCGAAGGACAAGGAGATTAAACTTTTGAAGCAAAAACTGGGATCCCCAGAGACAAATCTGGATGATAGTCCTAACACCTGTTCGACAGTATATAAGTATCCAAATCAGGAAGGCTCCCTGGAGAGCCCAACTCAAGTAGCTGCATCACCGTACTCTCCTGTTCCATCTCTAAATTTCGATAAAGAAATAGCTGCCAGTTATCTTGGTGAGCAAGCAACAGAGAGATTTGAGGACTCATCAGGAAACTTGAAAGTCTCACCtagaaaggaggaagaaaaagcAACGAGGAAAAGGCATGTTGTTAGACCCCATTCTGTTTCAGCTATTGAAGGAAGATTCCGTTCAGACATTGATGAGCTGCTGGAGGAGAACTTAGAATTCTGGTTGAGGTTTAGTACCTCAGTTCATCAGATACAAAAATTCCAGACATCGATACAGGATTTACAGTCAGAGTTGATCAAActaaagaataaaaagaagcATGAAGGAGGGTCTAAACAGCAGTCTCTACAATCAGATGGCAGGCCAATATACAGACACCTGAGAGAGATACAAACTGAACTGTCCTTATGGTTGGAACACAATGCAGTACTTAAAGATGACTTGCAGCGTAGATTCTCATCTTTGTGCCACATTCAAGATGAGATATCAAGACTCTCCAATTTAGGTTCAGAAGGAGAGAAGATGGAGCTTATAAGCAAATATCAGGCTGCAAAGTTTCAAGGCGAGGTTCTCAACATGAAGCAAGAGAATAACAAGGTCAATGATGAATTGAAGGCAGGTCTTAGCCGTGTTAGAGGACTGAAGTTTGAGGTCGAGAAGACGCTAGCAAGACTTGATGAAGAACTTGGAATTTCCATGGCATCAAAGAGCATTGAACCGAAACGCTCAACCAGTAAGGCTCGAATTCCCTTGCGGTCTTTCTTGTTTGGGGTTAAGTTGAGAAGGCAAAAGCCATCAATCTTCTCATGTGCCAGCCCAGCATTACAGAAACAACACAGCGATCTAGCAGCAGCTGCACCACCACCAGAACAACCAATGTAG
- the LOC18790996 gene encoding pentatricopeptide repeat-containing protein At2g37230: protein MPSMAYISLSKPFQWRPRPSNPQTLTLFRLFSSTEAATGASTEAPTETPNPQDGSVTPTHVPKARQHRTRNAEKIEDIICRMMANRVWTTRLQNSIRNLVPEFDHNLVWNVLHGARSWEHALQFFRWVERSGLFKHDRETHLKIIEILSRNSKLNHARCILLDMPKKGVQLDEDLFIGLIDGYGKSDKGCIIQESVKLFIKMKELGVERSLKSYEALYKAILRWGRCMMAKRYFNAMLSEGIEPTRHTYNVMIWGFLKSRKLETAKRFFEDMKSRGISPDLVTYNTMIHGYIRVDKMDESEQLFVELKGRNIEPNVISYTTMIKGYVSVGRVDDGLRLFGEMKSFGIRPNAVTFSTLLPGLCDAEKKDAAHKVLMEMVSKYIAPIDNSIFERLLSLQCKSGDMDAAAYVLKAMIRLRIPTEAGHYGILIENFCKAGVYDQAVKLLDKLIEKEIILRPQNSIELEPSAFNPMIEYLCNHGQTGKAEAFFRQLMKKGVEDSVAFNNLLRGHAKEGNSDSAFEILRIMNRRGIPGEADSYILLIKSYLSKGEPADAKTALDSMIEGGHIPESSLFRSVIESLFEDGRVQTASRVMKSMVEKGVMENMDLVAKILEALFMRGHVEEALGRIDLLMQSGCALQFDSLLSVLADKGKTIAALKLLDFCLERDCSVDFSSYDKVLDALLASGKTLNAYSILCKLMEKGGITDWSSTEDLIKSLNQEGNTKQADILSRMIKGGEKSSQGKKGKKQASLAS from the coding sequence ATGCCATCAATGGCTtacatttctctctctaaaccCTTCCAATGGCGACCTCGACCCTCGAACCCTCAGACCCTCACGCTCTTCCGCCTCTTCAGCTCAACCGAAGCCGCAACCGGAGCCTCAACCGAAGCCCCAACCGAAACCCCAAACCCGCAAGATGGATCAGTGACCCCGACCCATGTCCCAAAAGCTAGGCAGCATCGAACTCGAAACGCAGAAAAGATAGAGGACATCATCTGCAGAATGATGGCGAATCGGGTCTGGACGACCCGGTTACAGAACTCGATCCGGAATTTGGTACCCGAATTTGACCACAACCTTGTGTGGAATGTATTGCACGGCGCTCGGAGCTGGGAGCATGCGCTCCAGTTCTTCAGGTGGGTTGAGCGATCCGGGTTGTTTAAACACGACCGCGAGACCCATTTGAAGATCATTGAGATTCTGAGCCGAAATTCGAAGCTCAACCATGCCCGGTGTATCCTATTGGACATGCCCAAGAAGGGTGTGCAGTTGGACGAGGACCTCTTCATTGGGCTCATTGATGGCTATGGTAAGTCTGATAAGGGTTGCATTATTCAAGAGTCTGTTAAGTTATTcattaaaatgaaggaattgGGTGTGGAGAGAAGTCTCAAGTCCTATGAGGCTCTGTATAAGGCTATCTTGCGTTGGGGTCGGTGTATGATGGCCAAGAGGTACTTTAATGCCATGTTGAGTGAGGGAATAGAGCCCACTAGGCATACTTATAATGTTATGATTTGGGGTTTCCTAAAGAGCCGGAAGTTAGAGACCGCCAAGCGGTTTTTTGAGGATATGAAAAGTAGAGGAATTTCTCCTGATCTTGTTACTTATAACACCATGATTCATGGGTACATTCGGGTTGATAAGATGGATGAGTCTGAGCAGTTGTTTGTAGAGTTGAAGGGGAGGAATATAGAACCTAATGTGATAAGTTATACCACCATGATTAAAGGGTATGTTTCTGTTGGGAGAGTTGATGATGGTTTGAGGTTGTTTGGGGAGATGAAGTCTTTTGGTATTAGGCCGAATGCTGTCACCTTTTCGACTTTACTTCCGGGGCTTTGTGATGCAGAGAAAAAGGATGCAGCTCACAAGGTGTTAATGGAGATGGTTTCGAAGTATATTGCTCCTATTGATAATTCAATCTTTGAGAGATTGTTATCTTTACAGTGCAAGTCTGGGGATATGGATGCAGCTGCTTATGTGCTCAAGGCAATGATTCGGCTGAGAATTCCTACTGAGGCTGGTCATTATGGTATCCTGATTGAAAACTTTTGCAAGGCTGGGGTGTATGATCAAGCAGTCAAGTTGCTGGATAAGCTTATTgagaaagaaattattttGAGGCCTCAGAATTCTATTGAGTTGGAGCCTAGTGCTTTTAACCCAATGATTGAGTATTTGTGCAACCATGGGCAGACAGGGAAAGCTGAAGCCTTTTTCCGGCAGTTGATGAAAAAGGGTGTTGAGGATTCAGTTGCCTTCAATAATTTGCTCCGTGGGCATGCAAAAGAAGGGAATTCTGATTCTGCTTTTGAGATTTTAAGGATCATGAATAGGAGAGGGATCCCTGGAGAAGCAGATTCTTACATTCTGCTCATTAAGAGCTACCTGAGTAAAGGTGAACCAGCTGATGCTAAAACTGCTTTGGATAGTATGATTGAAGGTGGGCATATTCCGGAGTCATCGCTGTTCAGGTCAGTGATAGAGAGTCTATTTGAAGATGGGAGGGTTCAAACTGCAAGCCGAGTAATGAAGAGTATGGTAGAGAAGGGGGTGATGGAGAACATGGATTTGGTTGCCAAGATTTTGGAAGCCCTCTTTATGAGAGGTCATGTTGAGGAAGCACTGGGACGAATTGATCTACTTATGCAAAGTGGGTGTGCCCTTCAGTTTGACAGCCTTCTATCTGTTCTTGCTGACAAAGGGAAAACAATTGCCGCTCTCAAGCTGTTAGATTTTTGCCTTGAGAGAGATTGCAGTGTAGATTTCTCAAGCTATGATAAAGTGTTGGATGCTCTATTAGCATCAGGGAAGACTCTTAATGCATACTCAATATTGTGTAAACTAATGGAGAAAGGAGGGATCACCGATTGGAGTAGCACTGAGGATTTGATTAAGAGCCTAAATCAAGAGGGTAACACAAAACAAGCTGATATCCTCTCCAGAATGATAAAGGGAGGAGAGAAAAGCAGTCagggaaaaaaagggaagaaacaaGCTTCTCTTGCTTCCTAA